DNA sequence from the Longimicrobiaceae bacterium genome:
ATCTTGCGCCGAGCGATCTTACGTGTGGCGACGATCTTCCTCGCCCCGAACCCATTCCTCCCGTCGGCAGGAAGATGAGCGACGACGAAGCGCGAATTCCCTCCGAAAGCGTTCCGGAGCCAGGGGGCACGGGTGGGGTAGAGCAGCAGACGGCTCGCGTCAGTGGCATCGCCCGCGCCCCGCTCGTCCGGGCGCTGCTCGGCGTGCCGCTGTTCTACAAGATCCTCATCGCCAATGCGGTGATCGTGCTGGTGGGCGCCATCGCGGGCGGGATGGCCACGGCGTCGTACGTGCGCGCGGTGCCGGGGCGGTCCACCGTGGACTTCGTGACGGTGCTGGCGGCGGGCGGCGTCGTGCTGACGGTGCTGGTGAACGCCGCGATCCTGCGGCTCGCGCTCAGCCCGCTCCAGCTGCTGGAGCGCACCGCCGGCCGCGTGCAGGCGGGCGACCTGGCCGCGCGCGTGCCGCTCTCGCCCGTGGCGGACCGCGAGCTGGACCGGCTGTCGCGCACCTTCAACGCCATGCTCGACGCGGGCGCCGCCGACCGCCGGCGCCTGCGCGAGGTGGCCGCCCGCGCGCTGGGCGCGGCCGAGGAGGAGCGCAAGCGCATCGCGCGCGAGCTGCACGACGAGACGGCGCAGATGCTGGCCGCGCTGCTCCTGCGCATTCGCGTGCTGCGCGGCGCGCCCGACCCCGCGGCGGCGGCCGCGCTGCTGGAGGAGATGCGCGGCGACATCGGCGCGGCGCTCGA
Encoded proteins:
- a CDS encoding sensor histidine kinase, whose translation is MSDDEARIPSESVPEPGGTGGVEQQTARVSGIARAPLVRALLGVPLFYKILIANAVIVLVGAIAGGMATASYVRAVPGRSTVDFVTVLAAGGVVLTVLVNAAILRLALSPLQLLERTAGRVQAGDLAARVPLSPVADRELDRLSRTFNAMLDAGAADRRRLREVAARALGAAEEERKRIARELHDETAQMLAALLLRIRVLRGAPDPAAAAALLEEMRGDIGAALEGVRRFARGLRPPALEELGLVAAIESHVRWLVEATGVAMTVDAEPVPGLLSPEAELAVYRIVQEALSNAVRHAGARRVGVRIAREGGTLVVEVDDDGHGFAPARAMSADGGGLGLFGMQERAAYLGGRVEVQSAPGAGTRVLAEIPVPAPDGA